A genomic stretch from Dysgonomonadaceae bacterium PH5-43 includes:
- a CDS encoding phenylacetate-CoA ligase (product_source=KO:K01912; cath_funfam=1.20.58.300,3.40.50.980; cog=COG1541; ko=KO:K01912; superfamily=56801), with the protein MKLYDEAYIINYARQHSPFYKEYYKNLPAQVNSVTELPLVDQTDFWAANTSDETNTLLTDTMKNGVAFKSGGTTSAPKFSIYTKEEWATLCELSGLALMYNGIKTGDKVANLFYGGQLYASFLYSHDNIQNCPISITEYPIMGSTPVPEMLHLIEQFKINVLVGVPTTIVTIYQYAKEHKIDLSFVDKIYFGGETFFPDQREFVASISPGIQIRSYCYALVDGGLGGFCDDSCGFNEHRSFDYAIVLEIIDEDTSEVIHETNREGKLVVTSLYRLLQPMIRYPLGDRGVWLEPEGTFNRKFKLLGRSEEGARIGPISIYYDDIRGILTRVKEVNVLNYQLIVSHVDGKDKLTFYIATDDSENAGKYTSDFLRILLEERHFIADEMEAGHIHEPEFIFGTIEDLQYNERTGKVKRIIDNRIKL; encoded by the coding sequence ATGAAACTTTACGATGAAGCGTATATCATTAATTACGCACGACAACATTCTCCATTCTACAAAGAATATTATAAAAATTTACCTGCTCAGGTTAATTCGGTAACCGAACTTCCATTAGTCGACCAAACTGATTTTTGGGCGGCCAATACCTCGGACGAAACCAATACGCTGCTGACGGATACAATGAAAAATGGAGTGGCTTTCAAAAGTGGAGGCACCACGAGTGCTCCCAAGTTTTCGATTTATACGAAAGAAGAATGGGCGACTTTATGTGAATTAAGTGGACTCGCTTTGATGTACAATGGTATCAAAACTGGTGATAAAGTTGCCAATCTTTTTTATGGCGGGCAACTCTATGCCAGCTTCCTGTATTCGCATGACAATATACAGAACTGTCCTATATCCATAACGGAATATCCAATTATGGGATCGACTCCTGTGCCGGAAATGTTACATTTAATTGAGCAATTCAAAATTAATGTATTGGTAGGTGTACCAACGACTATTGTTACCATATATCAATACGCGAAAGAACATAAAATTGATCTTTCGTTTGTTGATAAGATTTATTTTGGAGGAGAAACATTCTTCCCCGACCAACGGGAATTTGTGGCATCAATCAGTCCAGGTATTCAAATACGCTCTTATTGCTATGCCTTAGTAGATGGAGGATTAGGTGGGTTTTGCGATGATTCTTGCGGATTTAACGAGCATCGTTCGTTTGATTATGCCATTGTTCTGGAAATTATCGATGAAGATACCAGCGAAGTTATTCACGAAACCAACCGGGAAGGCAAATTGGTGGTTACCTCTCTTTATCGTCTCCTGCAACCTATGATTCGCTATCCGTTGGGAGATAGAGGTGTGTGGCTGGAACCTGAAGGGACATTCAACCGAAAGTTCAAACTACTAGGACGTTCAGAAGAAGGTGCTCGCATAGGTCCTATTTCGATTTATTACGATGATATTCGTGGCATTCTTACTCGAGTAAAAGAAGTGAATGTCTTGAATTATCAACTGATAGTTAGTCACGTTGATGGAAAAGATAAACTCACTTTCTACATAGCAACCGATGACTCGGAAAATGCTGGCAAGTATACTTCCGACTTTCTGCGGATTTTGTTAGAGGAGCGTCATTTTATTGCAGACGAGATGGAAGCTGGACACATTCATGAACCGGAATTTATTTTCGGAACAATTGAAGATTTGCAATACAATGAGAGAACCGGCAAAGTAAAACGAATTATAGATAACAGAATCAAACTCTAA
- a CDS encoding phenylacetate-coenzyme A ligase PaaK-like adenylate-forming protein (product_source=COG1541; cog=COG1541; pfam=PF04443), with protein MLQHADYLCNNSDAYNHSPEMNRLFVEGMKEITRFHQQNNPFYARLLKKKKFDIDSLLKVDDCANIPFLYADFFKTHVMKSILDEMVTEHFTSSGTTGQMSQMFFDARTIGLGIQMVDFEMEYLGFVAPEQECNYILYSYEIPEDSKLGTANTDKRMLKYTKVNEVEYALKQNGRGGYDFDVFGIIRAFQRFAEQGLPVRILGFPSFFYFTLEQMRDLKIPPMKLHPDSCSVFGGGWKGYAGKQISKLELYQLGEEMLGIPNHRFCDGFGSVEHSIPYLECKNHHFHVPTWSRVFIRDMKTLEVLPMGEPGFLQFVSPYISSAPAHSIVMGDKAVLYPAEKCSCGLETPYFEILGRAGTSKNKSCAIAASEFLKK; from the coding sequence ATGTTACAACACGCAGATTATTTATGTAATAATTCGGACGCCTATAATCATTCTCCAGAAATGAATCGTCTTTTTGTGGAAGGCATGAAAGAGATCACTCGTTTTCATCAACAGAACAATCCCTTTTACGCTCGTTTGTTGAAAAAGAAAAAGTTTGATATAGATTCGCTTTTGAAGGTAGATGATTGTGCAAATATTCCGTTCCTGTATGCCGACTTTTTCAAAACGCACGTAATGAAAAGCATTCTAGATGAAATGGTAACGGAGCACTTTACTTCTTCCGGAACCACGGGGCAAATGAGTCAGATGTTTTTTGATGCCCGTACTATCGGATTGGGTATTCAAATGGTTGATTTTGAAATGGAATACCTGGGTTTTGTGGCTCCGGAACAAGAATGTAATTACATTTTATATTCATACGAAATACCTGAAGATTCCAAATTGGGAACAGCAAACACCGATAAGCGAATGCTTAAATACACTAAAGTGAACGAAGTCGAATATGCATTGAAACAAAACGGTCGGGGAGGGTACGACTTTGACGTTTTTGGGATTATCCGCGCTTTCCAGCGTTTTGCAGAGCAAGGATTGCCTGTCCGGATTTTAGGATTCCCTTCGTTCTTTTATTTCACGTTAGAACAAATGCGCGATTTGAAAATCCCACCCATGAAACTACACCCTGATTCTTGCTCGGTGTTTGGTGGAGGCTGGAAAGGATATGCCGGCAAACAAATATCGAAATTAGAATTATATCAATTAGGAGAAGAGATGCTGGGTATTCCCAATCATCGTTTTTGCGATGGGTTTGGCTCGGTTGAACATTCCATTCCTTACTTAGAATGTAAAAATCATCATTTCCATGTGCCGACCTGGTCTCGTGTGTTTATTCGCGACATGAAAACGCTTGAGGTGTTGCCGATGGGCGAACCTGGTTTTCTCCAGTTTGTTTCGCCTTATATTTCATCTGCGCCTGCTCATAGCATCGTCATGGGAGACAAAGCGGTTTTGTATCCTGCCGAAAAATGTAGTTGCGGATTAGAAACGCCTTACTTCGAGATCTTGGGTCGTGCAGGAACGTCTAAAAACAAAAGCTGCGCCATTGCTGCTTCGGAATTTTTGAAAAAATGA
- a CDS encoding phenylacetate-coenzyme A ligase PaaK-like adenylate-forming protein (product_source=COG1541; cath_funfam=3.40.50.980; cog=COG1541; pfam=PF00501,PF05893; superfamily=53720,56801) yields the protein MKKIHLFKGEIQDSYQIEQIEQSILQTIGKPLATQVLLNAGENLSSRLAKGDAELEAILMHSGVDAEEAKATVCGLADVFSKSYMTEKICHELGRIDPFVLRRFNMEENILECYKPLGVLCHVAAGNAPGLGALSVLEGLMTGNINIVKLSSKENGFSAVLLYRLIQSDETGTLKDYIYALDISSSEKDTLKRLFDFSSSIVAWGGTEAIESVRSMTQTPVIAWGHHLSFGYITKKGLTDENLLGIARDICEGNQQACSSPQCLYYEGGYSELEAVAQGLKKALEIVSPQIPLIPMSSAEQAQITSSNLMVTLGSCMDEGELIEADDKTFRIYIDRSPGLTPSPLYRTIWLKPMKREEMVSYFLPMSRFLQTVSLGCTLDELYELSELFTVCGVTRIVECGKVFVSYPGEPHDGVSALSRYCKRVSVISSQLEKIASFDQLKPYESITAQTPIMDKDAFMALPVQEENGKLYVKSGGSSGKTILSPYSYRDYHFEMQCIAETLIAIGLKPKTDKIMNLFSVGHLYGGFISFGCVLELANAKHYPMSEVSDTKEVVDYIVELGINTLMGMPSYLLKIFREHKEQLKQYGGVKKIYYGGEFMTPADKEMLKNTFGVEIISSVSYGSNDVGPIGYTCEFCEGGIHHLAAGIMDMEILQMDKDEPVKKGETGRIILSPKFREGHAVSRYEIGDLGRWLEEDCLCGRKNPRFELQGRYGDVFRVGGCFLNYMKLSQIINKYLEPTQLQLFIEDGEVEKLIFCTKLVAFSKEELIAVLCEHDGAFNEAMDYNYLDVDLLKMNESDMEYIGHSGKLKHIIDKRTLK from the coding sequence ATGAAAAAGATACATTTATTTAAAGGAGAAATACAGGATTCTTATCAGATTGAACAAATCGAACAATCTATTCTCCAAACTATAGGAAAACCGCTTGCAACGCAGGTCTTATTGAATGCTGGAGAAAATCTGTCTTCCCGATTGGCGAAAGGCGATGCCGAACTCGAAGCAATATTGATGCATTCAGGAGTGGACGCAGAAGAAGCAAAGGCGACGGTTTGTGGTTTGGCTGATGTTTTCAGTAAATCATATATGACGGAGAAAATTTGTCACGAGTTGGGACGAATCGATCCCTTCGTACTTCGCCGTTTCAATATGGAAGAAAATATATTGGAATGTTACAAACCTTTGGGCGTGCTTTGTCATGTCGCGGCTGGTAATGCTCCCGGATTAGGCGCTCTGAGCGTTTTGGAAGGATTAATGACAGGAAATATCAATATTGTTAAGTTAAGTAGTAAAGAGAATGGTTTCTCTGCCGTCTTGCTTTATCGCTTGATTCAGTCGGATGAAACTGGTACATTGAAAGATTATATTTACGCATTAGATATTTCGTCGTCGGAAAAAGACACTTTGAAACGCTTGTTCGATTTCTCCTCTTCCATTGTTGCTTGGGGCGGTACGGAAGCGATAGAAAGTGTTCGCTCGATGACGCAAACGCCGGTTATTGCTTGGGGACATCATCTTAGTTTTGGTTATATTACGAAAAAAGGCTTGACTGATGAAAATTTGTTAGGTATCGCTCGCGATATATGCGAAGGTAACCAACAAGCTTGCTCCAGTCCGCAATGCCTTTATTATGAGGGTGGTTATTCCGAATTGGAGGCTGTAGCTCAAGGGTTGAAAAAGGCTTTGGAAATAGTATCGCCGCAAATTCCGCTGATACCGATGAGTAGTGCCGAACAGGCGCAAATCACTTCTTCCAACCTGATGGTTACTTTAGGTAGTTGTATGGACGAAGGCGAATTGATTGAAGCCGATGATAAGACATTCCGGATTTACATCGATCGTTCTCCTGGGCTGACACCTTCTCCGCTTTATCGTACGATTTGGTTGAAACCGATGAAGAGAGAAGAAATGGTAAGTTATTTCCTGCCAATGAGTCGGTTTTTGCAAACTGTTTCGCTGGGTTGTACCTTGGACGAATTGTATGAATTATCCGAATTGTTTACTGTTTGTGGAGTTACCCGTATCGTAGAATGCGGAAAGGTTTTCGTCTCTTATCCCGGCGAACCTCACGATGGAGTGTCTGCGCTTTCTCGCTACTGCAAAAGGGTTTCAGTTATTTCATCACAATTGGAAAAAATAGCTTCTTTCGATCAGTTGAAACCATACGAATCGATTACTGCCCAAACGCCAATCATGGATAAAGATGCTTTTATGGCTCTACCGGTTCAGGAAGAGAACGGCAAACTCTATGTAAAGAGCGGTGGTTCGAGCGGAAAAACGATTTTATCGCCTTACTCTTATCGGGATTATCATTTTGAAATGCAATGCATTGCAGAAACTCTAATTGCAATCGGTCTAAAGCCAAAAACGGATAAAATAATGAACCTTTTCAGTGTAGGGCATCTGTATGGAGGGTTTATCAGTTTTGGTTGTGTTCTGGAATTAGCCAACGCGAAACACTATCCAATGTCGGAAGTGTCCGATACAAAAGAAGTTGTCGACTATATTGTTGAACTGGGAATTAATACATTGATGGGAATGCCTTCTTATCTCTTGAAAATATTCCGGGAGCATAAAGAACAACTTAAACAATATGGCGGTGTGAAGAAAATTTATTATGGAGGCGAATTTATGACTCCGGCCGACAAAGAAATGTTGAAAAATACATTTGGCGTGGAAATTATCTCGTCTGTCAGTTATGGTTCCAACGATGTGGGACCAATTGGCTATACTTGCGAATTCTGCGAAGGCGGAATCCATCATTTAGCCGCAGGTATAATGGATATGGAAATTCTTCAAATGGATAAAGACGAGCCGGTGAAAAAAGGGGAAACTGGTCGTATCATTCTTTCGCCAAAATTCAGGGAAGGACACGCTGTGAGTCGTTACGAAATCGGAGATTTAGGGCGATGGCTCGAAGAAGATTGTCTGTGCGGACGAAAAAATCCGCGCTTTGAACTGCAAGGGAGATACGGAGATGTTTTTCGTGTTGGAGGGTGTTTCCTGAATTATATGAAGCTTTCTCAGATTATCAATAAGTATTTGGAACCAACTCAACTGCAACTTTTTATTGAAGATGGAGAAGTGGAGAAGCTAATTTTCTGTACTAAATTGGTAGCTTTCTCCAAAGAAGAACTTATAGCAGTTTTGTGCGAACACGACGGCGCATTTAACGAAGCTATGGATTATAATTATTTGGATGTTGATTTGTTGAAAATGAATGAATCAGATATGGAATACATTGGGCATAGTGGTAAGTTGAAACACATCATTGATAAAAGAACATTAAAGTGA